A window of Anaerolineales bacterium genomic DNA:
GCGCGAATACTGCGGCTGCGCTTCGGCCTGCACAACGGCAGACCCTACACCCTGGAAGAGGTGGGCCAAAAATTCGGCTTGACGCGAGAGCGCATCCGCCAAATCGAGGGTAAAGCCCTGCGCAGGCTGCGGCACCCCCGCCGCTCACGCCAACTGCGCGATTACCTGAGTTGACGAGCGGCTCACAGCCGAAGACGAACTTTCATTAAAATAGAACGGTCCCGCCATCGACTAATTCTACGGCGGGGCCGATTTGTTTAAGTCCTGGAATGCTGCTGGATGCAGCCCGGGACGATTCGCCCCGCTCACACACGCATGTGTTTGCCGCCGAGATCCTCGGGCCGGCGGCATAAAAGCCATACGCAATCCGCCTGGCGATAGGCCAGTTCATACACCTTCTCGTCCGCAGACATTACCAGGAAATGTACTTCCCCATCTTGCTCCCAGCGCCGCCCAAGGGAAGCGATGGCCACGCGCTCGTCGTTCCACAGGAAAGCCAGGGGACGAATCGACCCGTCGGTTTCAAATTTCGCCTCGACGGCAATGGGATAACTCATTCCAGTTCCTCCAGGTAATCCCACAATAAACGTAGCGCCGCCGTGGCGGACTGCGCCTTGTTCGCCGCACGATCCCCGTCCCATACATGGCGTTCCACACGCGTGCCCATCGAACCACTGACGCCGACGAAGGTCAATCCAACCGGTTTCTCTTCCGTACCGCCGCCCGGACCGGCGAGCCCCGTCACGGAGACGCCGATGTCGGCCTCCAGCGCCCGGCGTGCCCCCTGGGCCATCTCGCGCGCCGTTTCTTCGCTGACCGCGCCGTCGCGATCGAGCACTTCCTGGCTCACGCCCAGCAGCCGTATTTTGGTCTTGTTGGCGTAGGCCACGATGCCGCCCAAAAAATAATCGGACGACCCGGGTACGTTGGTGATGCGGTGCGCGATCAAACCCGCCGTGCAGGATTCGGCCGTCGCCAGAGTCAACTTGCGCCGCCGCAAACTCTCTCCGATTTGCCTTTCCAAGCTGTTTTCCATCATCCTCACACCGGCCTTTCACCTCTACCGCTCATTATACCCGCATGGGTTGACAGCCAGACGCCCGTTCGGTATGCTTCGCGCGTGGAACAATTCTCGCTCTTTGGCCTGGAATCGCAGATCTGGACCGTCGTCGATCTGACGCGCTACATTCGCCAATCTCTGGAGAGCGACTACCGCCTGGGAGATCTCTGGGTCTCCGGAGAAGTCTCCAACGTATCTCGACCTTCCTCCGGCCACCTCTATTTCACACTCAAAGACGAGCAGGCTTCGCTCCGCTGCGTCATGTGGCGCTCCGAGGTCTCCACACAGACCTATCTTCCGCAGGACGGCGACTCGATCGAAGTCCACGGGCACATCAGCGTCTACGAGGCCGGGGGACAATATCAGCTGTATGCGGACGAACTGCAGAAAGCGGGTGAAGGTGCGTTGTATCAGCGCTTCCTGCGTCTCAAGGCGCGTTTGGAATCCGAAGGCTTGTTCGACGCCTCCCGCAAGCGGGAACTCCCGCCCTGGCCGGAACGGCTGGGGATCGTCACCTCGCCGACGGGCGCAGCGCTGCAGGATGTGCTCAACGTCCTGCGCCGGCGCTTCCCGCTCACGACGGTCATCCTGGCGCCAACCCCCGTCCAGGGAGACGAAGCACCTGCGGGGATCATCGGCGCGCTGCAGGCGTTGAACCAGTACGGACGGGTGGACGTCATCCTGCTCGTGCGCGGCGGAGGCTCGATCGAAGACCTGTGGGCGTTCAACGACGAAGGCGTGGCGCAGGCGATCGCCGCCTCGCAGGTCCCCGTGGTCGCCGGTATCGGACACGCCTCGGATCTCGTCATTGCGGATCTCGTTGCAGACGTGCATGCCCCGACTCCTTCGGCGGCAGCCGAGATAGCAACCCCGGACCGGGAGACTCTGGCCCAGGCGCTGCACGATCTTCTCCTCGAACTCGGGCAAGTCTTTGGCGAGCGGCTTTTGGTTTTGCGTGACAAATTATCCCGTCTCACGCGAGCGCTGCAGCTTGCCTCCCCGCGGGCAAAGATAGCCGGCGCACGGCAGCGGGTGGACGAATTGAGCGCACGCGCGCTGGCCGAAATGCGCCACGCGTTGGCGCTGCGCCGGTCTGCGGTGAAAGGGACGCTGAACACGCTGCGCGCCGTGGGGCCCGAATCCGTGCTGTCCCGAGGCTACGCCATCGTCCGGCGCGCCGCCGACGACAAAATTGTCCGTTCGACGCACCAGGTTGCCGTGGGCGACTCCTTGAATCTGCGCCTGCTCGACGGCACGATCGGCGCCACCACCGACCGCATCGAGCCTTCCCCCGAGGAAGAAGAATAACCCCCCTATCGAGTCGCTGGAATACCCTTTGCAAGCGCCATGATCCGTGTGGAATCGCAGGCACAGGAGAGATGCCGAGCAATGCTTTTCGCTACTCAGAAGCCGTGGTCACATCGAGGAAGTTGAAAGGCTGACTCCAC
This region includes:
- a CDS encoding CinA family protein, yielding MERQIGESLRRRKLTLATAESCTAGLIAHRITNVPGSSDYFLGGIVAYANKTKIRLLGVSQEVLDRDGAVSEETAREMAQGARRALEADIGVSVTGLAGPGGGTEEKPVGLTFVGVSGSMGTRVERHVWDGDRAANKAQSATAALRLLWDYLEELE
- the xseA gene encoding exodeoxyribonuclease VII large subunit; translated protein: MEQFSLFGLESQIWTVVDLTRYIRQSLESDYRLGDLWVSGEVSNVSRPSSGHLYFTLKDEQASLRCVMWRSEVSTQTYLPQDGDSIEVHGHISVYEAGGQYQLYADELQKAGEGALYQRFLRLKARLESEGLFDASRKRELPPWPERLGIVTSPTGAALQDVLNVLRRRFPLTTVILAPTPVQGDEAPAGIIGALQALNQYGRVDVILLVRGGGSIEDLWAFNDEGVAQAIAASQVPVVAGIGHASDLVIADLVADVHAPTPSAAAEIATPDRETLAQALHDLLLELGQVFGERLLVLRDKLSRLTRALQLASPRAKIAGARQRVDELSARALAEMRHALALRRSAVKGTLNTLRAVGPESVLSRGYAIVRRAADDKIVRSTHQVAVGDSLNLRLLDGTIGATTDRIEPSPEEEE